Genomic segment of Thermodesulfobacteriota bacterium:
AGGAGTCCGTTTGTTATATGGATCGCGAGGTTTACCAGGTGGTAGCCGAAGACGTCCAGCCCGCCGAACCGGTAGTTCAGCGCGAAAGATAAAAAACCGACATACCTCGTGCCCGACGGGGGCCAGAAGTTGGAAAGCTCTCCGGTTTTCCGGCTCTCTCCTATATGGAGCGTATCGTCGAACTGGAACTCGTAGTGGAAGGTGTTCGAGTAGATAAGGAGCGCCGCTGCGGCTATAACTACCAGCGAGCCCGGGACGAGCCATATCCCCGGGGGCATCTTATCCGTTTTTTCGCCCATTCCTCTAAAAATATCAGGACGCACCCTTTATGTAAACAGGTTTTTTATCTTCATGGCGCTCTCCGTGGCCATATAACCCCTTGACTTAAAAGGAAATTTATATTACTTATAGTTAAGCCCGGTATGAGTCCCGATAAAAGAAAATCCCCGACCCCACTCCTTTATCTCTACGGCGAGGAGGACTATCTCATCGAGGAGGCCATCTCGGAGATAAAGGCCGGGGCGTTCCCTCCGGAGGGAGGGTTCGACGCGCTCAACTACCACCTCTACTGGGGCAAAACCCTTGCGCCTGAGGAGGTCATAACGGCAGCCATGACGCTGCCGGCCTTCTCTCCGCTGAGGGTCGTCGTCGTGAGGGACGCTAACGCCCTCAAGGCGGACCGGGAGAAGTTATTCCTCGAATACGCCGGGGACCCCTCACCGACCACCTGTCTTGTCCTTATAGCCAACACCAAGAAGGTCGATAAGAGGTCCAAGCTCTTCAAGTATCTGGCTGAAAAGGGCTGGACCAGGAGTTGCAGCCGCATGAGGGCGGGGGAGCTTCCCGGCTGGGTCAAGAGGGAGGCGGCCGGCGAGGGAAAACGGATAACCCCGGAGGCGGCAAAAAGGCTCGTTGAGATAGCGGGGCCGGGGTTGAGGGAGATAAAAAGCGAGCTCGACAAGGTGATAATCTTTGCCGGGTCGCGCGATACGGTCGACCTGCCCGATGTCGAGGGCTGCGGGATAGACGTAAGGGAAGAGACGGTCTTCGGACTTGCGGACGCGATAGGCAGGAAGGACGCCACCGCGGCCCTGAAGATACTCGGCAAACTATCCTCCGAACAACCGGTGAACGTACTTGGCGCCATCGCGCGCCAGTTCAGGATACTGCTTAAGATTAAAACGCTTCTGCGTAAAGGCGTCCCGCAGGCTAAGTTACAGTCCACCATGGGTATATTCCCGACTTACTTCAGAGGGTACCTCGAAAGCTGCGGCCGTTTTACCGAGAGCGAGCTCCTGCGGGCGCACGCCAGGGTTTCGGCAACGGACCTCACCATAAAGAGCAGTCCTCTGCCCAGGGGCCTTGTGATGTCGGGGCTTGTAATAGAGCTCTGCTCGCCTCGGGGGAGTTGACCCCCCCTCCCGGCGCCCTTATGCGGCATTTACGGTCTAAGCCTGCCGTACTCCGGGACCCCGGCTCGTACTCCGGGATGCCGGTTGTGGGTGAGAGCGGGGTGGTGGTAGGGCGGATACTACTTTGCGCCTACGGCGTTTACCGCGGTCGTAAGGCGGGATACCTTGCGAGAGGCGTTGTTCCTGTGAAGGACTCCCTTGGAGACCGCACGGTCAAGCATGCAGGCGGCCTTCGCAAGGCGGGTCTTCGCCTCCTCGGCGTTCCCTTCCTTTACGGCCGTCCTTACCGTCTTCACGGCGGTCTTTATGCCGGACTTGATCGACGTGTTACGGAGCCTTCTCTTCTCGCTCTGTTTGTGCCTCTTTATTGCGGAACGGTGGTTTGCCAAATCTATGCCTCCATCTGTCAATTTATAATGAGGTATCATATGGTTTTTAGCCGGAGTTGTCAAGCCTTTTGCCGTGAAAGATAAGGGAAATATAACCGGGCCCGCCTCGATAATCGGCCTTTTGACGCTTTTAAGCCGTATCCTCGGCTACATGAGGGACGCGGTCATAGCGTACATCTTCGGCGCGGGGATGCACGCCGACAGCTTCTTCGTGGCCTTCAGGGTCTCCAACCTCTTGAGGAGGCTCGTGGGGGAGGGGGCCCTTACCTCATCTTTCATACCGATATTCACGGGAGAGCTCAGGAGCCGCACCAGGGCCGAGGCCAGGGAACTCGTCTCAAGGGTCTTTACCCTGTTCTTCGTGATACTCGTGATCCTGGCGCTCTTGGGGGTGCTCTTCTCCGATACCCTTGTCTGGCTCATGGCGCCGGGCTTCGCCGAGGTCCCGGGCAAGTTCGAGCTTACGGTCACCCTCACCCGGCTCATGTTCCCCTATATGGTCTTCATCGGCCTCATGGCGATAGCCATGGGGGTGCTGAACTCCATGAAGCACTTTACGGCCCCGGCCCTCTCTCCGGTCATGTTCAACATCTCGGTTATCTTTTCAGCGGTGGCCCTCGTCCCGCTCCTGAAGGAGCCGGTATACGCGCTCGCGGCGGGAGTGCTGGTCGGTGGTGCGCTGCAGTTCTTCATGCAACTCCCGTATCTGCGTAAGTACGGCATGGCGCCGAGGCTG
This window contains:
- the holA gene encoding DNA polymerase III subunit delta, translated to MSPDKRKSPTPLLYLYGEEDYLIEEAISEIKAGAFPPEGGFDALNYHLYWGKTLAPEEVITAAMTLPAFSPLRVVVVRDANALKADREKLFLEYAGDPSPTTCLVLIANTKKVDKRSKLFKYLAEKGWTRSCSRMRAGELPGWVKREAAGEGKRITPEAAKRLVEIAGPGLREIKSELDKVIIFAGSRDTVDLPDVEGCGIDVREETVFGLADAIGRKDATAALKILGKLSSEQPVNVLGAIARQFRILLKIKTLLRKGVPQAKLQSTMGIFPTYFRGYLESCGRFTESELLRAHARVSATDLTIKSSPLPRGLVMSGLVIELCSPRGS
- the rpsT gene encoding 30S ribosomal protein S20; protein product: MANHRSAIKRHKQSEKRRLRNTSIKSGIKTAVKTVRTAVKEGNAEEAKTRLAKAACMLDRAVSKGVLHRNNASRKVSRLTTAVNAVGAK